From a region of the Myroides sp. JBRI-B21084 genome:
- a CDS encoding fimbrial biogenesis chaperone: protein MRTFFLFLVTILSSFLSTAQTGVSVSPPRLYFESNAGQSNRQKIMVTNVSAAHTMDLAVSLGDWQYNELGENVMYPADSLATSCASWVTINKKDSYFSLKPGESKEIEVTITVPNTFTGEVPVHTGMLYVTQMNPIDDVDNKGANIKVSVRSGIKLFHRTSQPKNRKLEIENILFDKKRNKIELLFKNNGNIWADGIVYPELLNTLTGKKTVLDHIVFYSMPNDVRKMYIDLPENLEKAKYTAAILMDYGDENTIEMGELSFTNE from the coding sequence ATGAGAACATTCTTTCTTTTTTTGGTTACAATTTTAAGCAGTTTTTTAAGTACAGCACAAACGGGGGTTTCGGTTTCACCTCCGCGTTTGTATTTTGAATCGAATGCTGGGCAAAGTAACCGTCAAAAAATAATGGTTACTAATGTAAGTGCCGCTCACACTATGGATTTAGCTGTAAGTTTAGGCGATTGGCAATATAATGAATTAGGAGAAAATGTGATGTATCCGGCCGATAGCTTAGCTACATCATGTGCAAGTTGGGTTACTATTAATAAAAAAGACAGTTACTTTTCATTAAAACCAGGCGAAAGTAAAGAAATTGAAGTTACCATAACAGTACCAAATACTTTTACAGGTGAAGTTCCTGTACATACTGGTATGTTGTATGTTACACAAATGAATCCTATTGACGATGTTGATAATAAAGGGGCCAATATTAAAGTAAGTGTACGATCGGGCATTAAATTATTTCATAGAACCAGTCAACCTAAAAACAGAAAATTAGAAATTGAAAATATTTTGTTTGATAAGAAACGCAACAAAATAGAACTACTTTTTAAAAACAATGGAAATATTTGGGCCGATGGTATTGTGTATCCCGAGTTGTTAAATACCTTAACAGGAAAGAAAACCGTTTTAGATCATATTGTATTTTATAGCATGCCCAACGATGTACGCAAAATGTATATAGATCTACCTGAAAATTTAGAGAAAGCCAAATATACAGCTGCTATTTTAATGGATTATGGCGATGAAAACACTATTGAAATGGGCGAATTATCTTTTACAAATGAATAA